The following proteins are encoded in a genomic region of Arachis ipaensis cultivar K30076 chromosome B02, Araip1.1, whole genome shotgun sequence:
- the LOC107625280 gene encoding pentatricopeptide repeat-containing protein At5g55740, chloroplastic: MAATLLTPNTALQLPHSKPQSPTTNFCSLKPPKHIIKPVNTQHNYHSSLCLCQTVDALTDEHSKGLHVASRIYEDLLQCSIDQRALHLGLQLHAQVIKNSYYYTDGWKDYIETKLVILYTKCGSVEAANGVFHRMQKQNIFSWTAIIGMHSRNGSCEEALHCYVQMLESGFLPDNFVVPNALKACSVLGWVRFGRGVHGLAAKMMGFDGCAFVASSLVDMYGKCRVLEDAQKVFDSMLEKNVIAWNSMVAVYMQNGMNREAIGLFQKMMLDGVEPTLVSLVGFLSACANLEAVEEGRQGHALAILGGFELESILGSTVVNFYFKVGLVEEAELVFRRMVVKDVVTWNLIISSYVRCGEVEKAIEMCHMMTEENLRFDCKTLSSLLHIAADTRDVGLGMEAHGHCIKCSFDFDVVITSGIMDMYAKCGRIDYARRVFGVAREKDIVVWNTMLAAYAELGLSDEASNLFFQMQKENTLPNVVSWNSVIFSFFQSGEVVEAQNMLSEMDYSGVKPNMITWTTVISGFAKNGCGYEAXXXXXXXXXXXXXXNSISITSALLACKSMALLKYGKAIHGYVMRSGMFLSLHVTTSIIDMYAKCGNLEYAVCVFTLCSRKQIAVYNAMISAYASHGQATEALTLFKQLEKECMVPDHITLTSVLSACSHAGLVNEALGVFKYMVSGLHMQPNEEHFGCLIKLLADDGQWDEAFRVILTMATYPDAHMLGSLLTACGQHQETELAARIAKWLLNLEPENAGNYVALSNVYAAEARWDKVSIVRRLMKEKGLRKIPGCSWIEVGQELHVFIAGDRSHPENDEIYILLNLLGLEIQSTKYGPYNTEATSST; this comes from the exons atggcTGCTACTCTCCTGACACCAAACACGGCTTTACAACTTCCCCATTCCAAACCCCAAAGTCCGACAACAAACTTTTGCAGCCTCAAACCACCCAAACACATAATAAAACCTGTAAACACTCAACACAACTACCACTCCTCTCTCTGCCTCTGCCAAACTGTTGACGCACTCACGGATGAGCACTCCAAAGGCCTCCACGTGGCATCCCGCATCTACGAAGACCTCCTCCAGTGTTCCATCGACCAGCGAGCTCTTCATCTTGGCCTTCAACTTCACGCTCAAGTGATTAAAAACAGTTATTATTACACTGATGGGTGGAAAGACTACATTGAGACGAAGCTGGTGATTCTCTACACAAAATGCGGTTCCGTCGAGGCAGCCAACGGTGTCTTTCATAGGATGCAGAAACAGAACATCTTTTCTTGGACTGCAATCATTGGGATGCACTCTCGAAATGGTAGTTGCGAGGAGGCTCTGCACTGTTATGTTCAGATGCTAGAAAGTGGGTTCCTCCCAGATAACTTTGTTGTCCCGAATGCATTGAAGGCTTGCAGTGTTCTTGGCTGGGTCAGGTTTGGGAGGGGTGTTCATGGGCTTGCTGCAAAGATGATGGGTTTTGATGGGTGTGCCTTTGTTGCGAGTAGCCTAGTTGACATGTATGGGAAATGCAGGGTTTTAGAGGATGCACAAAAGGTGTTTGATTCTATGCTTGAGAAGAATGTTATTGCTTGGAACTCAATGGTTGCGGTTTATATGCAGAATGGGATGAACCGCGAAGCAATTGGACTATTTCAGAAGATGATGTTGGACGGTGTTGAACCAACCCTGGTTTCTTTGGTGGGTTTCCTTTCGGCCTGTGCCAATTTGGAGGCCGTCGAGGAAGGAAGACAAGGACATGCACTTGCTATTTTAGGAGGATTCGAGTTAGAGAGCATTTTGGGTAGCACTGTGGTGAACTTCTATTTTAAGGTGGGTTTGGTTGAGGAGGCTGAGCTTGTGTTTAGACGAATGGTTGTAAAAGATGTGGTCACATGGAATTTGATTATATCTAGTTATGTAAGATGTGGGGAGGTTGAGAAGGCAATTGAGATGTGCCATATGATGACAGAAGAAAATTTGAGGTTTGATTGTAAGACGCTCTCATCTTTATTGCACATTGCTGCGGATACAAGAGATGTAGGACTTGGTATGGAGGCACACGGGCATTGCATTAAGTGTAGCTTCGATTTTGATGTGGTTATTACAAGCGGCATCATGGACATGTATGCAAAATGTGGGAGAATTGATTATGCAAGACGAGTTTTCGGTGTTGCCAGAGAAAAGGATATTGTGGTGTGGAATACAATGTTGGCAGCGTATGCAGAGTTAGGTCTGAGTGATGAGGCTTCTAACTTGTTCTTTCAAATGCAGAAGGAGAACACCCTACCAAATGTGGTTTCATGGAATTCTGTGATCTTCAGTTTCTTCCAAAGTGGTGAAGTTGTTGAGGCACAAAATATGTTATCAGAAATGGACTACTCAGGTGTTAAGCCTAACATGATCACCTGGACAACTGTTATATCTGGTTTCGCTAAGAATGGTTGTGGTTATGAAGC NNNNNNNNNNNNNNNNNNNNNNNNNNNNNNNNNNNNNNNNNCTAATAGCATAAGCATAACTTCTGCACTCTTAGCATGCAAAAGTATGGCATTACTAAAATATGGAAAGGCAATACATGGGTATGTAATGAGGAGTGGCATGTTTCTCTCTCTTCATGTCACAACCTCTATAATAGACATGTATGCAAAATGTGGAAATTTGGAATATGCAGTATGTGTTTTCACTCTGTGTTCCAGAAAACAAATTGCTGTCTACAATGCAATGATATCTGCCTATGCATCACATGGTCAAGCTACGGAAGCACTTACTCTTTTTAAACAATTGGAGAAAGAATGTATGGTACCAGATCACATAACTCTTACAAGTGTATTATCAGCATGCAGCCATGCAGGATTGGTGAATGAAGCTTTAGGTGTTTTCAAATATATGGTCTCTGGACTTCATATGCAGCCAAATGAGGAACATTTTGGCTGCTTAATTAAACTGCTTGCTGATGACGGCCAATGGGATGAAGCTTTTAGGGTTATTTTAACAATGGCAACCTATCCAGATGCACATATGTTAGGATCTTTGCTTACAGCTTGTGGACAACACCAGGAGACCGAACTTGCAGCTCGTATAGCAAAGTGGTTACTGAATTTGGAGCCGGAAAACGCAGGTAATTATGTGGCTCTTTCAAATGtctatgcagctgaagcaagatGGGATAAAGTATCGATTGTAAGGCGCCTAATGAAAGAGAAGGGCCTAAGAAAAATTCCTGGATGTAGCTGGATTGAAGTTGGACAAGAACTTCATGTGTTTATTGCTGGTGATAGATCGCACCCTGAAAATGATGAAATTTATATCCTATTGAATTTGCTGGGATTGGAAATTCAATCTACAAAGTATGGCCCTTATAATACTGAGGCAACATCCTCCACTTGA